The segment CCTTCACCAATTGCTAATGTAATAGGAGCAGAGTAGAGATCATTTACAATTACGGGATTAATTCTAACTCCATATTTGAAGAAAAAATCATTCATATTGAGATCTTTAATCACAGCGATGGCTTTTCCTGAGGGGTTCATCAAACTATCTCTATCCATGATGATGCTCTCAGTTAACCACAAACTTTTACCACCATGCATTGTATATTGATCAAGCACATATTTTTCTACTTCGGAAAAGGCCTCACTGGGTTTAGCAGAAATTATTAAATCAAAGGATTTTAGGTCTTTTAGAGTGCTTTTCGGACTCGTACTTACACTATCTAATGTGAAGGGCGCCAAGTAATAGTGCTCTCCAAGTTTTCTGAGTAGATCAGCAATGTATATGTCTTGTAATTGGCCATTTCCTCTTAAAATAGCTATTTTCTTTTGCTTTGAAGTCACGAGTTTTTTGAAGGCTTCAGCAAAAGCGAATTCTAAATTTTGAATCGAACTATTCACCAATTCTTGATCTGTTGCACCAATTTTATTTTTTATAAGCGGAATAATGACGGTTTGTTCGTTATAACTTGCCAAAGCCCATGGAATAATAACTTCTTGTGAAGTTTTACCACTTTCTTTAATACTGATTTGAAATGGCCGCAATCCACGTTGGGATAGTTGCTGAAGATTTTGACTTCGAGTATCATCATCTTCTAGGGGATTCATAAAACCAAACTTAACGTTGTTGTTATAGACTGAGAATTCTTCTAATAATTGCTGAGTCTCATTACGAAGACGTCTAAATTCTGAAGGAAATTCACCTTCTAAAAAGACATCAATAATCAATGGAGAATCTACAGTCTCTAGGGTTTGTAAAGCGGCTTCAGACAAGGTGTAACGCTTGTCTTTTGTCAAATCAAAACGTTTATAAAAACTGTTAGATATGAGATTGGCAATCACTATGGCAGCCAGCGTCAGTACAATTGTAATAAAATGTTTTTTACTCTTTAGCATCAAACTTAATTTCTTCTTTATAAAGTGTTACCGTAATTGTCGTATCATTTTGAAATACAATTTCTACACATTCTTTGTCAGTGTTAAAAGCGCCAGGTTCTATACCTAATCCGTAATTCCATCTATTCGCGTCGTGTGCTTTTTTAGAGTCGTCCCAAGATAACCATTCTGGTTTTCCTAAAAGGCTTTCCACTTCAGTTTTGGACTGGCCTATTAATATTTCCGAAGCTATCATATCATCAGATAATTCATAGCGTAAAGCAGGTTTGTCAATCCAAAGATCTGATGAAAAATATTTTTGATGGTGGTAATTACTAAAAATATTAATCATTGGATACACGATATAAAAATAGAGAACTGGCGTGAGTATAATACTCACTAAGAAGGTTAGCCATTTGCGCTTGTCTATGGTTCGTACAAATACATAAACCAGTAAGAATACAATGCACATGATGATGACTAAAGCAACTGTAATAATCATTGATTAGCGCGTTTAAGATTTAACTTAGTTAAAACAATAAAGAAGGCCGTGATACTCAAAAAATAAATAATATCTCTGGTATCTATAACACCACGACTCATACTTTTAAAATGGGATTCCATGCCTAAATTTTCGATATAAAATGTATCACCAAAAAGATTGTAATTAGACAAACCTTCAAATCCGAAATAGAAAAAGAAACTTATAAAAACGGCACTAATAAAAGCGACAATTTGATTATCAGATAGACTTGAGGCGAACACGCCTATTGCTGTGTATGCTGCGACTAGAAATAGGAGTCCAAAATAGGAGCCCATCACACTACCGACGTCTAAATTACCTTCAGGATTGCCTAATTTTGAAATGGTATACACATAAAGTAAGGTTGGAATAAGAGCTATGATGATTAATACCAAGGCCCCAAAATACTTTCCTAGTACAATGCTTAAGTGGCTGATGGGTTTTGTGAGTAACAGTTCTAAAGTTCCTTGTTTTTTTTCATCGGAAAAACTGCGCATAGTTACTGCAGGTACTAAGAAAATAAGAATCCATGGTGCTAATAAAAAGAAAGTCGATAAATCGGCAAAACCATTATCAAGCACATTAAAATCACCCTTAAACAACCAAAGAAAGAGTCCGTTTAGTAATAAAAAAATAGCAATCACCAAATATCCAATAGGTGAGGCGAAGAAGGTGTTGATTTCTTTTTTAAGGATTGCTAGCATTTTATTTAGTTAAGCGTTTAAAATTAAGATTAAAAAATTAGAACACATATTTCACTCTTTACTATTCACTTAAGCGAAGCGACCTTGTCTACACTCCAAGCTTCTGGTTTCGCATTAAACAAAGGTTTGGTTTTAGACCATACGGATTTAAATAATTCAGAATGCCTATAAGCTTCCAAATGCGTTTCTGTTTGCCAATAACTATACGTAAAAAAGATATTAGTATTGTGTTTATCTCTATAAAGTTCCAAAAATTCACAACCTTCAAATCCCCTAATATGAAGTTTATTACGTTCAAAATTAGCGAGAAACTCTTCTATTGCCTTTGGGTCAAAACTCATTTTTACGATGCGTACAAACATGCATTTAAGTTTTTAAAAAGTTAACAGTTACCGTATCCATTACTTTTAAACCCATAAGGGTAGAAGCACTACCAACCGTGTAATTATCACTTTTATATACGGCTATTTCCAAATAACCAGACGAATTAAACACAACCAAGCCTTTACCTTCATCATAGCGTTTCTCCTCTGGAATTTCAAAATTTATAGCATCACTATATTTGTCAAATATGTTTTTAAACTTATAACTACGCGCAGAAATCTCATAGGTTCTGGTCTTTTGTACACTTTCAAAAAACTGACGCTTAATGTTGGTAATTACATTTCCGTAGTTATCAATATAAATCACACTGCCAATAATTTGATTTTTTTCATCATTCACAAACGGATTTAAATTTTTAATGGGTTTAATGGTCTGAATTAGTTTTCCAATCACCTCAAGTGTTCCACCACGGGCAATATGACAAGCCACATTAACAAAAACGTCTAATACAGGAAAACTCGTTGCCACCCGATCATGAATATTAATCTCTACAATTTTTTGTGGTGCAATTTCAGAGCAAATCATACTCATGATACCATTGTTAGCACAAATGAAGTAATGGTCATCTAGTTTAACGGCAATATGTTTATTCTCAGGATTGAGCTCAGAATCGATTCCAATCACATGAATAGTGCCTTTAGGAAAGCTACTGTAAGCATTCTGAATGATGTAAGCAGCTTCTGGCACATTAAAAGGCTGTACCGAATGAGAGATATCAACAATCCGTACATCTGGCAGTTCACTATAAATAGCACCTTTTATAGCCCCAGCAAAGTGATCTTTTTCACCAAAATCAGTTGTTAATGTGATGATTGCCATGAATGACTTACGAGCGTTTTAATGTTGCGTTATTTGATTTAATACTGTATTACAAAACTGTTAAAAACTAATCATATTTTATCCTAAGCAAATCCTTGGGAGTAAAATAGTTTAATTATTTTTGATTGAGATGATGTCAAAACCAACACAATTTTGTCTCATCACAAAACTAATAAAACAAAACAGATTAATTTATAATTCCTATCGCTTTTGAATGAACTTATTTTAGAACTAGAAGAAATAACTCCCAAAGAATTTTTTGGAGCTCAAAATGCCAATATTAAAACCCTCAAAGAATATTTTCCTAAACTCAAGATTGTTGCCAGAGGCAATAAAATAAAAGCCTATGGAGATGAAGATTTACTCGAAGAGTTTGATCGTCGCATGAATATGCTTATGGAGCATTTCGGAAAGTATAATAAGATTGATGAAAATATTATTGAGCGTGTATTGACAAGTCAAAGTAGCGATGATTACAATACTTCAGATCATAGTGGAGAGGTCATAGTTCATGGTGTAAACGGTCGCAGTATAAAGGCACAAACAGTCAATCAACGCAAGTTGGTGGAAAGCATGCGTCAAAACGATATGGTGTTTGCTATTGGTCCGGCTGGAACAGGTAAAACCTACACAGGTGTTGCGTTAGCGGTTAGAGCACTAAAAGCCAAAGAAGTGAAACGCATCATTCTAACGCGTCCTGCGGTTGAAGCAGGTGAAAACTTAGGGTTTCTTCCTGGCGATCTAAAAGAAAAGTTAGATCCGTATATGCAACCCTTGTAT is part of the Formosa sp. Hel1_31_208 genome and harbors:
- a CDS encoding putative quinol monooxygenase — encoded protein: MFVRIVKMSFDPKAIEEFLANFERNKLHIRGFEGCEFLELYRDKHNTNIFFTYSYWQTETHLEAYRHSELFKSVWSKTKPLFNAKPEAWSVDKVASLK
- the gldF gene encoding gliding motility-associated ABC transporter permease subunit GldF; translated protein: MLAILKKEINTFFASPIGYLVIAIFLLLNGLFLWLFKGDFNVLDNGFADLSTFFLLAPWILIFLVPAVTMRSFSDEKKQGTLELLLTKPISHLSIVLGKYFGALVLIIIALIPTLLYVYTISKLGNPEGNLDVGSVMGSYFGLLFLVAAYTAIGVFASSLSDNQIVAFISAVFISFFFYFGFEGLSNYNLFGDTFYIENLGMESHFKSMSRGVIDTRDIIYFLSITAFFIVLTKLNLKRANQ
- a CDS encoding PhoH family protein, with translation MNELILELEEITPKEFFGAQNANIKTLKEYFPKLKIVARGNKIKAYGDEDLLEEFDRRMNMLMEHFGKYNKIDENIIERVLTSQSSDDYNTSDHSGEVIVHGVNGRSIKAQTVNQRKLVESMRQNDMVFAIGPAGTGKTYTGVALAVRALKAKEVKRIILTRPAVEAGENLGFLPGDLKEKLDPYMQPLYDALRDMIPAEKLAHFIENGTIQIAPLAFMRGRTLDNAFVILDEGQNTTHAQMKMFLTRMGKNAKFLLTGDPGQVDLPRRTISGLKEALLVLKNTEGIGMIYLDDKDVIRHKLVKKVIEAYKSIENRD
- a CDS encoding S-adenosyl-l-methionine hydroxide adenosyltransferase family protein translates to MAIITLTTDFGEKDHFAGAIKGAIYSELPDVRIVDISHSVQPFNVPEAAYIIQNAYSSFPKGTIHVIGIDSELNPENKHIAVKLDDHYFICANNGIMSMICSEIAPQKIVEINIHDRVATSFPVLDVFVNVACHIARGGTLEVIGKLIQTIKPIKNLNPFVNDEKNQIIGSVIYIDNYGNVITNIKRQFFESVQKTRTYEISARSYKFKNIFDKYSDAINFEIPEEKRYDEGKGLVVFNSSGYLEIAVYKSDNYTVGSASTLMGLKVMDTVTVNFLKT
- the gldG gene encoding gliding motility-associated ABC transporter substrate-binding protein GldG codes for the protein MLKSKKHFITIVLTLAAIVIANLISNSFYKRFDLTKDKRYTLSEAALQTLETVDSPLIIDVFLEGEFPSEFRRLRNETQQLLEEFSVYNNNVKFGFMNPLEDDDTRSQNLQQLSQRGLRPFQISIKESGKTSQEVIIPWALASYNEQTVIIPLIKNKIGATDQELVNSSIQNLEFAFAEAFKKLVTSKQKKIAILRGNGQLQDIYIADLLRKLGEHYYLAPFTLDSVSTSPKSTLKDLKSFDLIISAKPSEAFSEVEKYVLDQYTMHGGKSLWLTESIIMDRDSLMNPSGKAIAVIKDLNMNDFFFKYGVRINPVIVNDLYSAPITLAIGEGSNSQFQPIQWPYSPLAASNPNHPITTNLNPVKFDFASQIDTLKNGIDKTILLRSSTLTKLEGTPREISLDVVTQEPNPETYTQPNQTLSVLLEGSFTSVYDKRVKPLSISEDKTQSPPTKMIVIADGDVIKNEVIKNEPQELGFEFLTKRKFGNKEFLENAVNYLLNDDGLINIRTKEVKLAFLDTEKIKAQKSKWQFINIALPLLILGVFAYIFSYLRRRKYT